Genomic segment of Deltaproteobacteria bacterium:
ATGGCGTCGAGCATTTCACGGATCTCTGGATCGATTTCGCATTCAGGGACATACTCGGCCAATTCGTAGAAGTTCTTCTTGGCCATGAGGTTCGGCAGCCCGAGTCTCTCGAAGTACGCCTTGAACACCGGCTCCAGGAACTCATCACTGGCCTTGATGTCCCCGTCCCAGGGAGAACCCCTGCCCAAGGTGTTTAACGCCGTCTCTACCTGATCGATCGCCTGCCACATCACGTTCGCGCGCTTCTTGGCTTCCGCCCGTGTGAACAACGGTCCAGCTACGGCCTCGGACGCCGACGCTGTGGCATATGCCTCCAGTGTGGCTTTGGAGCACAAGTAGTTCTCGATCTCCCGGCGTTTCCACATCAGACATTCCACCGGTGCCATGTCTCCTGGCGCCGCCTCCATCCTATCGAACAACACCACTCCTCGAAGCCCCGGCACCGCCTCCCTCAGACCATGGTAGTGGTTTCGAACTGCACTGGCTTTGTTCTCAACATACTTCACGAAGGGCCGCCCAAGAACCCCCAAAGCCCGTTCGTGCCCCAGCCGCTTGGCGAAAGCGTAGAGAATCGAGAGGTCTGTTGAGCCTTCAAGGTAAAGCACCCAACCAGTCTGCTCTGCCTGATAATACTGTTCGAAGCCTATTTCCCTGAGCGCCTTTGACACTTGACTGCCACGGTCGTCGATGCGGTGCGGCCGGCCCACGAAGGCCACTACCAGATCCCGGTCAGCGGCCTCATTGAGCAGCACCTCCGAGTGGCTCGCGGCGATAATTTGACTTCCGCTGTCACGAGCGACGTCGGTGAGCAGGCGGTAGGTTTGCCGTTGGCGCAAGATCTCCAGATGCGCATCCGGCTCGTCCAGAAGCAGGACCGATCCTGGGTTTGCATACATGTACGCCAGAAGGAGCAGTGTCTGCTGAAGACCGCGTCCTGCGGAAGATAGGTCGAGTCTCGTCGCCCGTTCACGATAGCTCATCACGATCTCCCCACGCTCCGCCACATAGCGGGGCGGGTCCACGACCGTGCCGAACAGACCCTCAATCTGCTTCACCAGCCGTTGCCACTGTTCCGGCTGTTCCCCATGGACCTGGAAGCAGAGGTTACGCAGTACTTCCGCCGTACGCCCTTCCCCTATTCGGACGTCCACGGCTCCCGCATCGAGCCGAGTCTCCGTAGCCGCCAGTCCCGACATCGGCGGCAAGAAAGCGACCCGTGCGCGTGCGGCTTCCTCCGGGACCGGCATGCGCTCGGGCGTCTTGCCGTCCGACTGCCGGAGCGGCCGACAGTAGAA
This window contains:
- a CDS encoding AAA family ATPase, whose translation is MLTKLTIRNFKRFGEVPIELGSPVVFIGPNNSGKTSAMQALALWDVGLRRWNEKRSGKSTPEKRPGVTVSRRDLVAIPIPDANLLWRDLHVRDVQKVDGKPRTSNIRIDIVVEGLSNDQAWACGLEFDYANEESFYCRPLRQSDGKTPERMPVPEEAARARVAFLPPMSGLAATETRLDAGAVDVRIGEGRTAEVLRNLCFQVHGEQPEQWQRLVKQIEGLFGTVVDPPRYVAERGEIVMSYRERATRLDLSSAGRGLQQTLLLLAYMYANPGSVLLLDEPDAHLEILRQRQTYRLLTDVARDSGSQIIAASHSEVLLNEAADRDLVVAFVGRPHRIDDRGSQVSKALREIGFEQYYQAEQTGWVLYLEGSTDLSILYAFAKRLGHERALGVLGRPFVKYVENKASAVRNHYHGLREAVPGLRGVVLFDRMEAAPGDMAPVECLMWKRREIENYLCSKATLEAYATASASEAVAGPLFTRAEAKKRANVMWQAIDQVETALNTLGRGSPWDGDIKASDEFLEPVFKAYFERLGLPNLMAKKNFYELAEYVPECEIDPEIREMLDAIVRIAESATPAGEPS